The bacterium genome window below encodes:
- a CDS encoding DUF1801 domain-containing protein — protein MEKSGSPKTESSSRRIGARITELGDWRGKLLSRLRTLIKQADPEVVEELKWRKPSNPAGVPVWSHAGIICTGETYKNHVRLTFAKGASLKDPKGLFNSGLEGNAMRAIVIHAGDEIDEKAFKALVRAAVHLNGSSSR, from the coding sequence ATGGAAAAGAGCGGCTCACCGAAAACCGAATCATCTTCCCGGAGGATAGGCGCGAGGATCACGGAGCTGGGCGACTGGCGCGGCAAGCTGCTCTCCCGGCTCCGTACTCTCATCAAGCAGGCCGACCCAGAGGTGGTCGAGGAGCTGAAATGGAGGAAGCCATCGAACCCCGCCGGGGTTCCGGTATGGTCCCACGCGGGGATCATTTGCACCGGCGAGACCTACAAGAACCATGTGAGGCTGACCTTCGCCAAGGGAGCTTCTCTCAAGGACCCGAAAGGCCTCTTCAACTCCGGCCTCGAGGGCAACGCCATGCGCGCGATAGTCATCCATGCGGGAGATGAGATTGACGAGAAGGCTTTCAAGGCGCTCGTTCGAGCTGCCGTTCACCTGAACGGATCCTCGTCCCGTTAG